The Nicotiana tabacum cultivar K326 chromosome 14, ASM71507v2, whole genome shotgun sequence genome contains a region encoding:
- the LOC107807275 gene encoding calcium-binding protein CP1: MCPTGSVLHSEATGEPNLRSAFDVLDVDRDGKISSDDLRTSYGGFVGATGEPDDDVVGTMMTVADFNKDGYVEFEEFEKVIHSSKSRRNGTLGVNNNNNNVMEDVFKVMDKDGDGKVGVEDLKSYLNWAGLQVDDDDIKAMIKLGRGDENGGGVTFEGFLQILSL, encoded by the coding sequence ATGTGTCCGACGGGAAGCGTTTTGCATTCTGAAGCCACCGGAGAGCCGAATCTCCGGTCCGCATTCGACGTTTTAGATGTTGACCGCGACGGAAAGATAAGCAGCGACGATCTCCGAACATCTTACGGAGGATTCGTCGGCGCCACCGGCGAGCCCGACGACGACGTGGTTGGTACGATGATGACGGTGGCCGATTTCAACAAAGACGGGTACGTGGAATTCGAGGAATTCGAGAAGGTTATACACAGTTCTAAAAGCAGAAGAAATGGAACGTTAGGGgtgaataataataacaataatgtaATGGAGGATGTTTTCAAGGTGATGGACAAAGATGGTGATGGCAAAGTTGGGGTTGAGGATCTTAAGAGTTATCTGAATTGGGCTGGGCTTCAAGTGGATGATGATGATATTAAGGCCATGATTAAATTGGGCCGTGGTGATGAAAATGGTGGTGGTGTTACCTTTGAAGGTTTTCTCCAAATTTTGTCTCTTTGA